Within the Drosophila miranda strain MSH22 chromosome Y unlocalized genomic scaffold, D.miranda_PacBio2.1 Contig_Y2_pilon, whole genome shotgun sequence genome, the region CAACAGATTTTATTTCTCCCGTAAAATACGAGTAAGGTGAAACCTACAAATTAAATCATGATTTACGGCATGCTGGTGACACTCTCGACGGCAATCTATACTACGGTGGCCACCCTTTGGCAGGTTCAACGTGAGTGTAGAAAGTGGAAAGATGATTTGGTTCGAGTGTATGAGCTGTATGactgtctgatctgatccCACAGAGACCCTAATCAATTGGATGATGTCGTTTAGTCTTTTCATTTTGGGTCTGTTCTGCAAGCCGTATTTGATAGTTCCCCTGTTGGCAGCTGGGTTCTTCATGGTGCGCCGGATCTTGCTGCGGCGGGCAAAGCGGACCCAAGCCTGGAAAATCGCCGGGTAACAACGAGTCTGGGTCGTCCAGGCATTACTCCATTAAAACCCCACCATCACGTGACACGGAGAGCTCCCTGCCCAATAGCGTCGGTGACACATCCCAGAAGTAGTCGAGCAACGGATAATCACACGATTCACACGGGTTTATAAAACATATAACATACGTCTGAAATACTACATACACATTCCATGAGAACACTCATACATGTGCACGGGTGTGGATGGATCCTAAGACtaaagcaattaaaaaataCTGCACTGTACCATCGTTTCATCCAAAAGAATACTAGGACTTGAGCAGAGTGGGGATGTCTACTTTGCGCAGAGCGTCTCTTGCTTTGAGGAGCATAGTATTGTGCGGCTGGCCAGTGAGGCCGGCCAAGTGATGCATATACCTGTCAATGTTGCCAACGCTCGGACCGGACGGTTCCAGCGGAGGCAATGGGACACCATTGAGGGCTGCAACCAGCTTCTGGCGCAGACCCTTCACGTACGCCTCCAGTCGCACATTCTCCTCCTTCAGTTCGGCCACCTCGCCCATCACCTTGGCATAGCCAACCTTGGTGTTGTCCACgtgctgctccagcaccgCATTTAAATGTACCACCTTAAATGTACGCTATAATTTAGAATTTAACCTTTTTGAAACAACCACAAAAACACAACTATCAAACAAaactattttctatttaagttttaatttatttttgattaacttttttttgctgttcctaagaaacaaatccaaaaaacaaaacacattaAGAAGAAAAAGGCTTAAGTTCATTAACGAAGAAGTAAAACGACGAGACGACCATTTCGTTCaataataaaagaagaaacaaCAAGTTTTATTTGCTGCAAGAACACTGTACACATAGATGAATACATATATCATTTTTATCACTTtcgattttattattatttttctaacACACATACTGCTCCCCTTCGAAGaatattttctattatttagGAAGGCCTTattttcaaaagaatttttgtgttGAGCTAAGCAAGACTCACACTTTTTATAGTCAATTCCCCAGCATGAAAACCCAATAGGCAGCCTACTTAATCGTTACAATACATAGTAAGCCTGACCAAAAAAGTCAGTGGACGGCTGCCTCGCCCCAACAGATTTTATTTCTCCCGTAAAATACGAGTAAGGTGAAACCTACAAATTAAATCATGATTTACGGCATGCTGGTGACACTCTCGATGGCAATCTATACTACGGTGGCCACCCTTTGGCAGGTTCAACGTGAGTGTAGAAAGTGGAAAGATGATTTGGTTCGAGCGTATGAGCTGTATGactgtctgatctgatccCACAGAG harbors:
- the LOC108160811 gene encoding uncharacterized protein LOC108160811 codes for the protein MIYGMLVTLSTAIYTTVATLWQVQQTLINWMMSFSLFILGLFCKPYLIVPLLAAGFFMVRRILLRRAKRTQAWKIAG